ACGATGAGACGCGGATGGAGCGTGAGTCCCGCAGTTTTTGCGAAGCGATCCATTCCAGCCCAGCGTTTGCTGCTGTCGCCCAGCTGCACAGGGCCGCGGATGATCGCGATGTCGCGGTGTCCCAGCTCGTAGAGGTGCTTGAGCGCTGCGTGGCCGCCAGCTTCGTTGTCAACGACGAAGCTGGTCATGGAGCCGCTCTCACGGCCGATCAGAGCCAGCGGCATTTGTTCACGCTCTAGTTCAGCAAGCATGTTGATGTCGACAAAGAGCCAGTTCGCGATGATGATGAGACCTTCGAGACGACGCTCGAGCATCATCTGTAGATAGCGCTCGAACTGCTTGGGCTCGTTGTGCGCGTCCATGATGAGGGGAAGGTAGTTGGTTGGCTGGAGTGTCTTCTGGATGCCTTTGAGAATGAGAGTGCAAAAGGGGTCAGAAATATCGAAGACCATGATGCCGACGGTGAGTGAGCGGCGGCTGCGGAGAGAGCGCGCGGCCGCATCTGGTCTGTAGCCGAGCCGCTTCGCGGTGTCGCGGATGAGGACCTTGGTTTGCTCAGCTAGATAGCGCGCAAGCGGCTTCTCGTTTAGCACGATGGAGACGGTTGATGTAGAGTATCCGCACTCATGCGCGACATCGGCCAGGGTGGTTCTGCCCGATTTGATCGATTTGCGTGTCAAGCTGCCGTCCAGAGTGGGTAGATTTCCGAAATTATAGCGGAGAAATTGATAGATCCAACAAGAAGAGAAGTGAGTTTGAACAGCATATCTATCTCTTAGTAGAAGGCTGTATATCACTTGAGCCGGGAACGATGAGTTCTTGCGATGAGGAGATTTTCAAAAAAGTATTGTCTGGCAGATGATTTTTCTTGACAAGTAAGGTTCTACGGAACTAGTTATATTCAAACGTTGGAATATAGGGAATGCGTTGAGCGATTTTAAACGCGTTCTTTACGACGTTATGCAGGCCCCAGAGAGAAACCGTGCTCTGGATCTGTGGTGCGATTGAAAGCGTGCAGATGCGCAGGCTGCTCATGCGCAATGATCCGCTCCAATTCACGACATACGTCGCCTGGCTGCAAATCAACGATAGATAACAGTAAAACCACTTCTTTGGAGGAATGCGATGCACAGTAAGCTGAAGTCGGCAATGCACGGCATGCTGGTATTCACGCTGGCCGCACTGATAGGTGTTCCAGCGCTTGCCCAGACTATTACCGGCACCATTACTGGTACGGTGACGGACCCGACCGGAGCCGTTGTCGCCGGTGCGAAGGTGACGGCGACTAATGTTCTGACGAATGTTGTGACTCCGACGGTCACGAACTCAAGCGGTATTTATTCGCTGCGGTTTCTTCCGATCGGGCAGTACAAAGTTAAAATTCAGGCGGCTGGCTTTGCTCCTCAGACCACCAGCACCTTCACTCTTGAAGTGGACCAGATCGCGAAGGTCGATGTTGCACTTCAACTGGGCGGGACCAGCAGTTCAGTCGTTGTTACCGATACAGCACCGATTCTGAATACGGAAGATGCGACGACCGGCGGCACTATTACGGCACGCGCTGCAACGGAGCTTCCTCTGCAGAGCCGTAACTTTTCGACACTGACGACGCTGGTTGCCGGAGCAATTACACCTAACCCAATGGCCTTGGATAACGTGGGACGTGGCCAGTACAACGGTGGTTTTTTTGTGAACGGCAACCGCGAGCAGAGTAACAACTACACGCTCGATGGCGCTGACATCAACGAGGCGATCGACAACTATATTGGCTATAGCCCTAACGTAGACGCGATCGGCGAAATGAAGATCATCACCGGCAACTCCACCGCGGAGTATGGCAACGCGAATGGCGGCCAGGTGGTGATGGTGACCAAGGCTGGTACGAACCAGTTCCACGGCGATGCGTTCTTCTTTGGCGAGAACCAGAACCTGAATGCGAACTCCTGGGGAAATAAGCTGACGGGAGCGGCGCGACCGCCGTTCAATCGCGCGATGTTTGGTGGGACGATCGGAGGTCCAATTCTGCGCGATAGACTGTTCTTCTTTGGAGATTACCAAGGCGCACGGCAGCACTTCTCGCAGGTTGAAAACCGCACGCTGATGACTGCGGCTGATTGGGCCAGCGCTCCGATTACAAACCCGGCGGCGGTTTATCTTCATGCTCATCCGGAACTGTACCCGGTGGGCAGCGCGACCCCTCTTGTTGCAAACACCACTGTCAATTATGTGGGTTCTGATTCGCAGTCCACGGTGAACAACCAAGGGGACGTGAAGATTGATTGGAACGCGACGAGAGTGGATACGATCTCTGGCCGCTTCTCTATCGGCCGTGAGCATGATGGCTACAGCAAGGTTGCCGTTCCTACCGATATTCCGACTAATAACAATGATCCTTACACCGGCTTCATCCTCAACTGGACACGGATGATCAATAACAGTATCGTCAACGAGGCGCGCGCAGGCGTTGGCCGTACACGTTACATTCAGACGCCGACCGACGTCTCTGGGAAGTGGGGACTGACAGGCAACCAGACGCTCGGCATCCCAGGCACACAGCTTGTTCCAGGTTTCAGCACGCTGGTCATCGGCAACGGCGCCAATTCGGGCACTGTCGACGATATAGGTGCTCCCCAGGGACAGGACG
This is a stretch of genomic DNA from Edaphobacter acidisoli. It encodes these proteins:
- a CDS encoding LacI family DNA-binding transcriptional regulator produces the protein MTRKSIKSGRTTLADVAHECGYSTSTVSIVLNEKPLARYLAEQTKVLIRDTAKRLGYRPDAAARSLRSRRSLTVGIMVFDISDPFCTLILKGIQKTLQPTNYLPLIMDAHNEPKQFERYLQMMLERRLEGLIIIANWLFVDINMLAELEREQMPLALIGRESGSMTSFVVDNEAGGHAALKHLYELGHRDIAIIRGPVQLGDSSKRWAGMDRFAKTAGLTLHPRLIVDLPETSDPNSGFIEGYALTKRLLDGRKRFTAVAAFDDLTAFGVIRALHDEGLRVPEDCSVIGFDDIPYAALSSPSLTTVHQPMEEMGRRAAERVLSGIDDAAHATPSKQYLLPPAVAIRESTGRLPRR